One Pleuronectes platessa chromosome 9, fPlePla1.1, whole genome shotgun sequence genomic region harbors:
- the reps2 gene encoding ralBP1-associated Eps domain-containing protein 2, giving the protein MEPDCGAASAGSSIPLNEHEQRYYSGLRSLCQADTPGTLSSSKVAELFKASQLPPEALHKVTEVCGAKRLGYFGTPQFYVALKLLAAAQSGLPVRLESVTANLPLPRFVGLKNEPEMRYSTVPPSIEGQVAQCGTAPASVSWTAGDTLRHLEASGEKKESWSPPRSPCTSPPHSPLTYRSQTYINKNGADSQMFYESKPSSRQVVKLEQHLSPSNYGTKPSVEHPAMARAASAERLAQQTADDYSDDDPWRITEEQLEYYTNQFRNLQPDLGALILGTVAKNFFTKSKLPIPELSHIWELSDVDRDGALTFSEFCTAFHLIVARKNGYPLPESLPPTLQPGFLQQEDDLPDTPESAEPLIVFEDAEPRPSQMDLSIIERIQPSLATTKQDMKDESCKKDASLKRLTISEKKRTLQLGAFPERPELPQDLDPQMRTKTRPRSYSSNSFEDAMKKAEEPPTPPPRPQKTHSRASSLDLNKLFQQGAPGVKSGWLMPPPALPPRPLTSQVPHFINASEKTPSSKVQQPNFADFSHFKEEEKSRVKPEEQSLRSRFGPNTEDLTNAPKQDMAVCPSHAPQKPVRRKYHPESQNPEATSLTAVSFPHPAKPSQKQKREIQMAIRKNKETNAVLTRLNSELQQQLKVVHQDRVTLESQLELLRPLAST; this is encoded by the exons ATGGAGCCGGACTGCGGTGCGGCGTCTGCAGGGAGTTCGATCCCCCTGAACGAGCACGAGCAGCGGTATTACTCCGGTCTGCGCAGCCTGTGTCAGGCTGACACCCCGGGGACACTGTCCTCCAGCAAAGTGGCAGAGCTGTTCAAGGCGTCCCAGCTCCCCCCTGAAGCCCTGCACAAA GTGACCGAGGTGTGTGGGGCGAAGCGACTGGGTTACTTTGGTACACCTCAGTTCTACGTAGCCCTGAAGCTGCTCGCCGCCGCCCAGTCTGGTCTGCCCGTTCGGCTGGAGAGTGTAACGGCCA ATCTACCTCTGCCCAGATTTGTTGGGCTGAAGAATGAACCAGAGATGCGATACTCAACCGTCCCTCCCAGTATAGAGGGTCAGGTGGCTCAGTGTGGGACTGCACCTGCTTCTGTGTCATGGACAGCAGGTGACACCTTGAGACACCTGGAGGCCAGTGGAGAGAAGAAG GAGTCCTGGTCCCCCCCTCGATCCCCATGCACCTCACCACCTCACTCTCCTCTGACCTACCGCAGCCAGACATACATCAACAAAAATGGAGCTGATTCACAAATGT TCTATGAAAGCAAACCATCCTCACGGCAGGTCGTTAAGCTGGAGCAGCACCTCTCTCCCAGTAACTACGGGACCAAACCCAGTGTAGAGCATCCTGCGATGGCTCGG GCTGCGTCAGCAGAGAGGCTGGCCCAGCAGACTGCTGATGATTATTCTGATGATGACCCCTGGAGGATCACAGAGGAACAGCTGGAGTATTATACAAATCAGTTCAGGaacctccagcctgacctgggAGCTCTCATCCTGG GAACTGTGGCAAAAAACTTCTTCACTAAATCCAAGCTCCCAATACCAGAGCTCTCCCACATCTG GGAGTTGAGTGATGTGGATAGAGATGGAgctctcactttctctgagTTCTGCACAGCCTTTCACTTGATTGTGGCACGCAAGAATGGCTACCCTCTCCCAGAGAGCCTTCCCCCCACGCTGCAGCCAGGgttcctgcagcaggaggacgaCCTGCCAGATACTCCTGAA AGTGCGGAGCCTCTCATTGTCTTTGAGGATGCTGAACCAAGGCCCAGTCAAATG GATCTGAGCATTATAGAGAGAATCCAGCCAAGTTTAGccacaacaaaacaagacatgaaAGATGAATCCtgtaaaaaag ATGCGAGTTTGAAGCGGCTGACAATATCTGAAAAGAAACGTACTCTACAGCTTGGTGCTTTTCCTGAGAGGCCAG AGCTACCTCAGGACCTAGATCCACAGATGAGGACCAAAACTAGGCCAAG GTCCTACTCTAGCAATTCCTTTGAAGATGCAATGAAGAAGGCAGAGGAGCCTCCGACCCCCCCACCTCGACCCCAGAAGACCCACTCCAGAGCCTCCTCGCTGGACCTCAACAAGCTCTTCCAGCAGGGCGCTCCAG GTGTAAAAAGTGGATGGCTGATGCCTCCTCCGGCCCTCCCTCCACGACCACTGACCTCACAg GTTCCTCATTTTATCAACGCTTCAGAGAAAACTCCCTCGAGTAAAGTGCAGCAGCCAAACTTCGCAGACTTCAGTCACTTTAAGGAAGAG GAGAAGAGCAGAGTAAAACCGGAGGAGCAGAGTTTACGATCCAGATTTGGTCCAAATACTGAAGACTTGACAAATGCTCCAAAGCAG GACATGGCTGTTTGTCCCAGTCATGCTCCACAGAAACCAGTTCGAAGGAAGTACCACCCAGAGAGCCAGAACCCAGAGGCCACATCTTTAACCGCTGTGTCGTTTCCTCACCCAGCCAAACCTTCTCAAAA ACAGAAGAGGGAGATCCAGATGGCGATCCGGAAGAATAAAGAAACCAACGCAGTGCTGACACGCCTCAACAGTGAGCTCCAACAACAACTCAAG GTGGTCCACCAGGACAGGGTCACCTTGGAGTCCCAGCTTGAGCTGCTGCGTCCTCTGGCCTCAACGTGA
- the cltrn gene encoding collectrin: MLEKTFFLLCLSSALGNELCTPGASDGYKVRLSINTALGEEAYPWNPNEMFLFRASLAFAMRNHIAGQIFEVSNIVVCDETPRVSFWFVVTSPLNPSELVNKGNVEEAVRKSRNRINSAFLLSDNTLEFVGIPPTLAAPVSPDTPPWLIVFGVVMGAVGAGIVAVLVLSVVQKKRKKSRKTEDEDTEVEIRPKAMENGDGVYNPSFTDEEPITQM; encoded by the exons ATGTTGGAAAAGACCTTTTTCCTGCTCTGTTTATCATCCGCTCTGGGGAATGAACTCTGTACACCAG GTGCTTCAGACGGTTACAAAGTTCGACTGAGCATCAACACTGCTCTGGGAGAGGAAGCC TATCCCTGGAATCCAAATGAGATGTTCCTTTTCCGAGCCTCTTTGGCCTTTGCCATGAGGAATCACATCGCTGGACAGATATTTGA GGTGTCCAACATTGTTGTTTGCGATGAAACTCCCAGAGTGTCCTTCTGGTTTGTGGTGACTTCACCGCTGAACCCTTCAGAACTCGTCAATAAAGGAAATGTTGAGGAGGCCGTCAG AAAGTCCAGGAATCGGATCAACAGTGCCTTCCTGCTCTCCGACAACACTCTGGAGTTTGTGGGCATCCCTCCCACCCTGGCAGCACCCGTCAGCCCTGACACCCCCCCGTGGCTCATCGTGTTCGGGGTGGTCATGGGTGCTGTGGGTGCCGGCATCGTCGCTGTGCTTGTATTATCTGTGGTCCAAAAGAAACG CAAAAAGAGCAGGAAGACAGAGGATGAGGACACTGAAGTGGAGATCCGGCCGAAAGCGATGGAAAATGGTGACGGTGTTTACAACCCGTCTTTCACAGATGAGGAGCCAATCACACAGATGTAA